The stretch of DNA TTGGCTTAATTAGTGTCATGTCTCACCACAACAACAatgatagtaataataaaaatcatgacACTAGTGCACAAACCTCAATTCAATTtggaacatatttttttttgaaattatcacGATCCTCTGATGTGAATGGTCTTTTAAACCTAAAATAATCCccatatatataatgaaaagaTGATAAAATAATCCCCATATAATTTAAGAGGATGCTAATCGATGCATGATCTTGCTGGCTCCTCAATCTACATATGATTCTGCAGAATCATAAAATGAACTAATCCCCTTTTACGAGAAAAAGGTGCAACAAGTTTTGAATGAACATTCGGAGAAATTCCAACCAAACATTATCATCGGTCACTACCCCCACCATCGTCACAATAACTCCAATTGAACACTGTTTTATCTGATTAAAGCTCTATATTTCATGGGCTCAAGTGATTGGGTGGATGGAAATTTGCTTAGAGGTTCAACGTTTATTTTCTTAAGAGCCAAAATACAGCATTAaacttcaataaattttaaaaaggttaTCATGGGTATAGACACCCTACATCTTTCGCATCTTCTTAACATATTTGTTGAACTTCTGTTCTCTATTTTTTAACTCAGATCTCACTCCTCACACATATCAATGGTTCACAGTATAGCTCTGTCCTTATTATGATAATCAGGTATAAATTGTAAACTTAAGTTTTATCATCTCTATGTCTCTGCATTAAAATCACACAAAACCAGAGTAAATTCACAGCTCAAATGTTGGTTGATAGGAGTTGTTATATTCTATCAAAGGAGCATATGTTAACAAAATAGATGGCAGGTATCACTACCATATGCCATTCTGATTtgctatttaaaaatttatcattttaacgATAAATCTGTCCTTAAGAAAAATACACTAGTGGATCACTGGcatccattttcatttttttttttaatttaaatagaggAAGATAATTCATCAACCAGAAAGTGGTCAAGTACAATGCAGTCAAGGATAACAAATAACAAGTCCTGCGCAACATAAAAGACTTAGAAAGTGAACTAAGAATGCAGCAAGGCTGCACAAACTCTCTTCAGTCCTAAGCAAAGAGATCCAAGAGCACAACACAACTCATTATGGAGCACCTGAGGCAGAATTTCAAGCCCAGTGTCCCATTACTCACCAAGCTCCTAACCCTAATAAGGAGTTGACACATGAATCAACAGTCTCATTTGACTTTctaaaaaaccaaattaaaagttACCGTTGATCTACTTAGTGCAAAATGTTCTACCTCAGTTTTCTAAAGTTATCCTCTACTATTTTAACCGGACTACTTTCATTTGGATTGAATTATACCAGAGCCTCAGTCGTGGAAGAAAAATAGCATATGAAAACGTCAAAGAAGCACAAAGAACATACCACGAAACTAACAATACAGAAACATAAGGCAACATTACTATCCCATACTAGCACAGatgtaaataaagaaaatgtaatACAAAACGTAAACCCCATTCAAATGTGATTATCACACTCTGGTTTGATCTAAATATTGCTATCCATTTAATTTCCACAACACGGccacatttttttataagcATCCAATAGTATTCAATATACTGAATCCTAAGGGAAAGGTAGTGCACGAAACCTTAGCCTCGTTCAAATGCAACTACCACTCAATAATATAATGCAATCGACTTCATTTTCCATACCAAAGCCACATTGTTCATATACTAAACCTTAAAGGTAAGCACTAAACAATTCAAAACTCTAGTAAGCAAAAAATCATATCCTACATTCAAAACTACTTCAATGAGTAAGAAAATGTCAAATCTGTCAAAtatcaacaacaacaatgataataatCAGTATTAAAACTATACCTGACACTGCAATTGAGTCTTCACAACATCCAGTGGCGTCGTAACAGCGGCAGCCAAGGCTCCGGCAGCAGCACCGGCGGTGGCATGCACGACTAACCGTTCATCATCAACACTCTCAGGTGAGACCTCCATAAGGCCACGTTTCGCGGCTTCATAGGTCGTGAAATGCACAGCTGTGAACGGGGCGTTCATCAACACAGTAGTCCTATAAGAGGCGTAGAACGCCCGAAAACCTTCCTCGCTCATAACCCTTCTCACGCAATCCCAAACCCCCTTGTACCCACTATTCCCCAGCTGCAGTCTCTGCTTCACCATGTCCATGGGCGTAAAGACGGCATCGCTGGCCACGGTGGCGCAGATGCCAGAGGCGGCGTGTGCGGCGGCGTTGTTAGGGTTCCCCTCTGATAACCGCTTCTTGCAGGTCTCGTAGACGGAGAAATAGACAGCGTGGGCCGGGCCAGCGCCAAGGCCCATTGCGCCGATTCCGCGGTAAAGGGCCGACGGACCCTCAGATTGGAGAATAGACCTTAGGGCCTGACGGACCGTACCCGTTTTGACCGGGCAGGAGCCCAAGGCCTGCATGCGGGTCTTAACGGTGTCAACGGGAAACATCGCCATGTGCTCGACACAGCCGGCAACAGATCCAGCGAGCATGAACTGCCAGAATTGGAGACCGTCGTGAGTTGACACCTTTAAGTCCGCGTGAAAATCGGGGCGGAAATCTGGATTCTGAAACTTCGCCCTTGCGTCCGTCGCCATTGAAGAACCCaagaaaccaaaaacaaaaattcaataaattaaaaattaaagtgattaGGGTAAGAGGATGTGGTTTTAGGGTTTGCTTGGGTCATAAGAGGTGGTTGCTGCCAATCGTTGAGCGTATGTTCCGACGAATTGGGAAGGTGATGAGTGTGAGAGAAAAGAAAGTTACTTTGCAGTTTCTGAGCTCGGATTCGATGATAAGAGATTTGGGAAGTCTGAGATGGAGGGTGGGTTCAATTGAAACGGTTGCGTACTGGACTTTGTATATGCTCTGGTTTGATAAGTTAATTTACATATATCGGTTAGGGTTCCAATTTTTTGGGAAAGTggcattattttttgtttattttgtgcATTGTTTACCTAattgaaaaatcttttttttacgTTTTGGTAAACTATGGTGCAATATGTTTGTCATattctatcttattttttagattaatttatcttttaaaaagtttgttttcatctttgtcaaccaattttatccttttcaaatctttatcgTTGAAATTTGTTAACATAATTTGAACTATTGGGGACAAAATTTGTCTCCTTATAGAcgatttttttatgaatatctcagtaatatatcataaatgtttttaatttaaataatttttattttatgcttataaacattaaatgaaACTTTTCCGGTAAGcaagtatatataaaaataaataaatcatgttatATGTGTCCATAATCTTACGAAATTTTAACCCACCACATATACTAGTATTGGATAATTTACTGTAGAAGATTAGGtgtaaaaacaattgaaaatatcaCAATCGATTTCTTTGGTTagggaaaa from Vigna unguiculata cultivar IT97K-499-35 chromosome 8, ASM411807v1, whole genome shotgun sequence encodes:
- the LOC114194425 gene encoding mitoferrin-like; translated protein: MATDARAKFQNPDFRPDFHADLKVSTHDGLQFWQFMLAGSVAGCVEHMAMFPVDTVKTRMQALGSCPVKTGTVRQALRSILQSEGPSALYRGIGAMGLGAGPAHAVYFSVYETCKKRLSEGNPNNAAAHAASGICATVASDAVFTPMDMVKQRLQLGNSGYKGVWDCVRRVMSEEGFRAFYASYRTTVLMNAPFTAVHFTTYEAAKRGLMEVSPESVDDERLVVHATAGAAAGALAAAVTTPLDVVKTQLQCQGVCGCDRFKSGSIGDVIKSIVKKDGYRGLMRGWIPRMLFHAPAAAICWSTYEAGKSFFQDFNQQKDVGTVT